In Arthrobacter sp. MN05-02, one genomic interval encodes:
- a CDS encoding isoprenyl transferase yields MKNPARPVAPWPHPSGEQVPSIPPQFVPGHVAIVMDGNGRWANERGLPRTEGHRAGEAALLDVMAGAIEIGVKHVSVYAFSTENWKRSPEEVRFLMGFNKDVLRRQRDQLDDWGVRIRWSGRRPKLWQSVIRELEDAERHTAHNTTCTLTMCVNYGGRAEIADAARAIAEDVAAGTLKASSVSEKTIQRYLDEPDLPDVDLFLRTSGEQRLSNFLLWQSAYAEMVFMNTLWPDVDRRTLWRAIEEYAARDRRYGGAVDRASAAPST; encoded by the coding sequence ATGAAGAACCCTGCACGACCCGTGGCGCCGTGGCCCCACCCGAGCGGTGAGCAGGTTCCCTCGATCCCGCCGCAGTTCGTGCCCGGGCACGTGGCGATCGTCATGGACGGCAACGGCCGCTGGGCCAACGAGCGGGGCCTGCCCCGCACGGAAGGGCACAGGGCCGGCGAGGCGGCGCTGCTCGACGTCATGGCCGGCGCGATCGAGATCGGCGTCAAGCACGTCTCCGTCTACGCCTTCAGCACCGAGAACTGGAAACGCTCACCCGAGGAGGTCCGCTTCCTCATGGGGTTCAACAAGGACGTGCTCCGGCGCCAGCGGGACCAGCTCGACGACTGGGGCGTCCGCATCCGCTGGTCCGGGCGCCGGCCGAAGCTGTGGCAGTCGGTCATCCGTGAGTTGGAGGACGCCGAGCGGCACACCGCGCACAACACGACCTGCACGCTCACCATGTGCGTCAACTACGGGGGCCGTGCCGAGATCGCCGACGCCGCCAGGGCCATCGCCGAGGATGTCGCCGCCGGTACCCTGAAGGCCTCGTCGGTCAGTGAGAAGACCATCCAGCGGTACCTCGACGAACCCGATCTGCCCGACGTCGACCTGTTCCTCCGCACCTCCGGAGAGCAGCGGCTGTCGAACTTCCTGCTCTGGCAGTCCGCCTACGCGGAGATGGTGTTCATGAACACCTTGTGGCCCGACGTCGACCGACGGACCCTGTGGCGCGCGATCGAGGAGTACGCCGCACGCGATCGCAGGTACGGGGGCGCGGTGGACCGGGCGTCCGCCGCACCGTCCACCTAG
- the recO gene encoding DNA repair protein RecO yields MASSSASRTYRTEGVVLRTYKLGEADRIIVLLTRDHGQVRAVAKGVRRTTSKFGSRLEPFMSVDLQLAHGRNLDVVTQAQTKGAYGHGIASDYGRYTAATAIAETAERLTDIGEAGGAQYALVAGAFSALSRDLHPSELILDSYLLRSLATAGWAPSFTDCARCAAPGPHTAFSAPLGGAVCPVCRPPGAASPSPATMDLLAALLTGDWTVADASEGGARREAAGLVAAYLQWHLERGVASLKHVERI; encoded by the coding sequence GTGGCCTCCTCCTCTGCATCGCGCACCTATCGCACCGAGGGCGTGGTCCTGCGCACCTACAAGCTCGGGGAGGCGGACCGCATCATCGTGCTCCTGACGCGGGACCACGGCCAGGTCCGTGCCGTCGCCAAGGGCGTGCGCCGGACCACCAGCAAGTTCGGCTCCCGCCTGGAGCCGTTCATGTCCGTCGATCTCCAGCTCGCGCACGGGCGGAACCTCGACGTCGTCACCCAGGCCCAGACGAAGGGTGCCTACGGGCACGGGATCGCCTCCGACTACGGCCGGTACACCGCGGCGACGGCCATCGCCGAGACGGCGGAACGGCTGACCGACATCGGCGAGGCAGGGGGAGCGCAGTACGCCCTCGTCGCGGGCGCCTTCTCCGCCCTCAGCCGCGACCTGCACCCGTCGGAACTCATCCTCGACTCCTACCTGCTGCGGTCGCTGGCGACGGCGGGATGGGCCCCGAGTTTCACGGACTGCGCCCGGTGCGCCGCGCCCGGGCCGCACACCGCGTTCTCCGCCCCTCTCGGCGGAGCGGTCTGCCCCGTGTGCCGGCCCCCCGGAGCCGCGTCGCCCTCGCCCGCGACGATGGACCTGCTCGCAGCCCTGCTGACCGGGGACTGGACCGTCGCGGACGCCTCGGAGGGCGGCGCACGCCGTGAGGCCGCCGGACTGGTCGCCGCCTATCTGCAATGGCACCTCGAACGCGGGGTCGCCTCCCTCAAACACGTGGAGCGCATATGA
- the leuA gene encoding 2-isopropylmalate synthase encodes MPFGKYRPFQEQISVELPDRTWPDRVITKAPRWCAVDLRDGNQALIDPMNAERKHKMFDLLVGMGYKEIEVGFPSASQTDFDFVRQLIEGDRIPDDVTIQVLTQSREHLIERTYASLEGADRAIVHLYNSTSVLQRRVVFNQDQDGIIDIALQGARLCRKFEENMGDTAITYEYSPESFTGTELEFAARISNEVSAVFEASADRQMILNLPATVEMATPNVYADSIEWMNRNLADRSSIILSLHPHNDRGTGVAAAELGYLAGADRIEGCLFGNGERTGNVDLVTLGMNLFSQGIDPEIDFSDMDAIRRTAEYCNQLSVPERSPYGGDLVFTAFSGSHQDAIKKGFESMERDAADAGVGVDDLPWAVPYLPIDPKDIGRSYEAVIRVNSQSGKGGVAYLLKSEHSLDLPRRAQIEFSGVVQRRTETQGGEVSGAALWSVFQDEYLPMRAEGGAGAWGHYELTSVNTDTAEDGSFKLVATLLVDGVQQRKTSQGNGPIDALLAILGQDGVDVRVLDYTEHALSSGGNARAAAYVECAVGERVLWGVGIDANTTMAALKAVVSAVNRAIRDAA; translated from the coding sequence ATGCCGTTCGGCAAGTACCGCCCGTTCCAGGAACAGATCTCCGTGGAGCTCCCCGACCGGACCTGGCCGGACCGCGTCATCACGAAGGCACCGCGCTGGTGCGCCGTGGACCTGCGCGACGGCAACCAGGCACTCATCGATCCGATGAACGCCGAGCGCAAGCACAAGATGTTCGATCTGCTCGTGGGCATGGGCTACAAGGAGATCGAGGTCGGCTTCCCGTCGGCATCGCAGACGGACTTCGACTTCGTCCGCCAGTTGATCGAGGGTGACCGGATCCCCGACGACGTCACCATCCAGGTGCTCACGCAGTCGCGCGAGCACCTGATCGAGCGCACCTACGCATCGCTCGAGGGCGCCGACCGCGCCATCGTCCACCTGTACAACTCGACGTCCGTGCTGCAGCGCCGCGTGGTGTTCAACCAGGACCAGGACGGCATCATCGACATCGCCCTCCAGGGCGCCCGCCTGTGCCGCAAGTTCGAGGAGAACATGGGCGACACCGCGATCACCTACGAGTACTCCCCGGAATCCTTCACCGGCACCGAACTCGAGTTCGCGGCGCGCATCAGCAACGAGGTCTCGGCCGTGTTCGAGGCCTCCGCCGACCGGCAGATGATCCTGAACCTGCCTGCCACCGTCGAGATGGCCACGCCCAACGTCTACGCGGACTCGATCGAGTGGATGAACCGCAACCTCGCCGACCGCAGCAGCATCATCCTGTCACTGCACCCGCACAACGACCGCGGCACCGGCGTGGCCGCCGCGGAGCTCGGGTACCTCGCCGGCGCCGACCGCATCGAGGGCTGCCTGTTCGGCAACGGTGAGCGGACCGGGAACGTGGACCTGGTGACGCTCGGCATGAACCTCTTCAGCCAGGGCATCGACCCGGAGATCGACTTCTCCGACATGGACGCGATCCGCCGCACGGCCGAGTACTGCAACCAGCTCAGCGTCCCGGAGCGGTCGCCCTACGGCGGTGACCTCGTCTTCACGGCGTTCTCCGGATCCCACCAGGACGCGATCAAGAAGGGCTTCGAGAGCATGGAGCGCGATGCCGCAGACGCCGGCGTCGGCGTCGACGACCTCCCGTGGGCGGTGCCGTACCTGCCGATCGACCCGAAGGACATCGGCCGTTCCTACGAAGCCGTCATCCGCGTCAACTCCCAGTCGGGCAAGGGCGGCGTCGCCTACCTGCTCAAGAGCGAGCACAGCCTCGACCTGCCCCGCCGCGCCCAGATCGAGTTCTCCGGCGTCGTCCAGCGCCGCACGGAGACGCAGGGCGGCGAGGTCAGTGGTGCCGCGCTGTGGTCGGTGTTCCAGGACGAGTACCTGCCCATGCGTGCCGAGGGCGGCGCGGGGGCCTGGGGCCACTACGAGCTGACATCGGTGAACACGGACACGGCGGAGGACGGCTCCTTCAAGCTCGTCGCGACACTCCTCGTCGACGGCGTCCAGCAGCGCAAGACCTCGCAGGGCAACGGACCGATCGACGCCCTGCTGGCCATCCTCGGCCAGGACGGGGTCGACGTCCGCGTCCTCGACTACACCGAGCACGCCCTGTCCTCGGGCGGCAACGCCCGCGCCGCGGCGTATGTGGAGTGCGCCGTGGGCGAGCGGGTGCTGTGGGGCGTCGGGATCGACGCGAACACCACGATGGCGGCCCTCAAGGCGGTCGTCTCGGCCGTGAACCGCGCCATCCGCGACGCCGCCTGA
- a CDS encoding putative zinc metalloprotease, with protein MTISTLDPDNLDGTVRPQDDLFRHANGVWLKDAVIPDDRPLTGSFTALRDASELAVRAIIEDAASRAGTGPADDIDARLGTLYADFMDTARIEARQAAPIEPLLARIAAVSSVAELVDLSAELTRSGIQGLVAPYVSNDAGNPERYLLHLYQSALGLPDESYYREEGFAETRDEYRDLLSTLFGLVGGDDPAGAADRVLALETRLAASSMGSVERRDPQKTYNLVRRDDAAALSGHLAPWLRVVVDEPHQSSELVVNQPDFVRGLDDALNSVELGTWREWLVSRVLLHAADYLDERFVDASFAFYGTHLAGTPRLKDRWKRGVALVEGAMGEAIGQRYVERHFPATHKAAMLALVGNLIAAYESSISALTWMTDGTRARALEKLSQFTTKIGYPEEWIDYGPLEVRPSDLYGNVLRASEFEHRRQLGKLGRPIDRGAWLMTPQTVNAYYMPTMNEIVFPAAILQPPFFDIDADDAVNYGAIGAVIGHEIGHGFDDKGSQFDGTGRLHNWWSEEDREAFDALTGRLVAQYAALEPSEVPGQAVNGELTLGENIGDLGGLGISYRAYLLSLGGAEAPVINGSTGTQRFFLSWATCWQQKIRPEEARRRLTVDPHSPNEFRCNQVVRNLDEFHEAFDVAESDGLWLEPGERVRIW; from the coding sequence ATGACGATCAGCACTCTCGATCCCGACAATCTCGACGGAACGGTCCGACCCCAGGACGACCTCTTCCGGCATGCCAACGGCGTGTGGCTCAAGGACGCGGTGATCCCCGACGACCGTCCGCTCACGGGGTCCTTCACCGCCCTCCGGGACGCATCCGAGCTCGCCGTCCGCGCCATCATCGAGGACGCCGCCTCGCGGGCGGGGACCGGACCGGCGGACGACATCGACGCGAGACTCGGCACCCTGTACGCGGACTTCATGGACACGGCCCGGATCGAAGCCCGGCAGGCGGCCCCGATCGAGCCGTTGCTGGCCCGGATCGCCGCCGTGTCGTCGGTCGCGGAGCTGGTGGACCTCAGTGCGGAGCTGACGCGGTCGGGCATCCAGGGCCTCGTCGCACCCTATGTCAGCAACGACGCCGGCAATCCCGAGCGCTACCTGCTCCACCTGTACCAGTCCGCCCTGGGGCTCCCCGACGAGTCGTACTACCGCGAGGAGGGCTTCGCGGAGACGAGGGACGAGTACCGGGACCTCCTGTCGACGCTGTTCGGACTCGTCGGCGGCGACGATCCCGCCGGGGCGGCCGATCGTGTGCTCGCACTCGAGACGCGCCTCGCGGCGTCGTCCATGGGCAGCGTCGAGCGGCGCGACCCGCAGAAGACCTACAACCTCGTCCGGCGCGACGACGCCGCCGCGCTCTCCGGTCACCTGGCACCGTGGCTGCGTGTCGTCGTCGACGAACCGCACCAGTCCTCGGAGCTGGTCGTCAACCAGCCCGACTTCGTGCGCGGGCTCGATGACGCCCTCAACTCCGTGGAGCTCGGCACCTGGCGCGAGTGGCTCGTGAGCCGCGTCCTGCTGCACGCGGCCGACTACCTGGACGAGCGGTTCGTCGACGCGTCCTTCGCCTTCTACGGAACCCACCTCGCGGGTACGCCGCGCCTGAAGGACCGGTGGAAGCGCGGCGTGGCCCTGGTGGAAGGAGCGATGGGCGAGGCCATCGGGCAGCGGTACGTGGAGCGGCACTTCCCCGCGACGCACAAGGCGGCGATGCTCGCTCTGGTCGGCAACCTCATCGCGGCCTACGAGTCGAGCATCTCGGCGCTCACCTGGATGACCGACGGGACCCGCGCCCGGGCGCTCGAGAAGCTCTCGCAGTTCACCACGAAGATCGGCTACCCGGAGGAGTGGATCGACTACGGACCGCTCGAGGTCCGGCCCTCCGACCTCTACGGCAACGTGCTGCGCGCATCCGAGTTCGAGCACCGCAGGCAGCTGGGCAAGCTCGGCCGGCCGATCGACCGCGGCGCATGGCTCATGACGCCGCAGACCGTCAACGCCTACTACATGCCCACCATGAACGAGATCGTCTTCCCTGCGGCGATCCTGCAGCCGCCGTTCTTCGACATCGATGCCGACGACGCCGTCAACTACGGAGCGATCGGCGCCGTGATCGGCCACGAGATCGGCCACGGTTTCGACGACAAGGGATCCCAGTTCGACGGGACCGGGCGGCTGCACAACTGGTGGAGCGAGGAGGACCGGGAGGCCTTCGACGCCCTGACCGGGCGCCTGGTGGCGCAGTACGCCGCACTCGAGCCGTCCGAGGTTCCCGGGCAGGCCGTGAACGGCGAACTGACCCTCGGGGAGAACATCGGCGACCTCGGGGGTCTCGGCATCAGCTACCGCGCCTACCTCCTGAGCCTCGGCGGCGCCGAGGCACCCGTGATCAACGGATCGACCGGGACGCAGCGGTTCTTCCTGTCGTGGGCCACCTGCTGGCAGCAGAAGATCCGGCCGGAGGAGGCCCGACGGCGCCTGACCGTCGATCCGCATTCACCCAACGAGTTCCGCTGCAACCAGGTGGTGCGGAATCTCGACGAGTTCCACGAGGCCTTCGACGTCGCCGAGTCGGACGGCCTGTGGCTGGAGCCCGGGGAACGCGTCCGGATCTGGTGA
- a CDS encoding transcriptional regulator, which produces MTGRSSREGAGSAGDATPASARVPLGAGPVGRHLGHGGGHRGLRLTAILMASVLVAAFAFVAVQVFRLQSNVATLPLNLGEGQESALPVDSSTDPLQILILGTDTRTGNSGEFFGDEEDSSGDGNSDVMMLLTLSADRQNVTVVSFPRDLLVPLPSCKDPETGETSQAMDLGQLNGALDEGGPGCTVAAINNLTGLSVDHFMMADFNAVKELSSTLGGVEVCVDEPVEDEYSGLSLPAGTSEVEGDQALAFLRTRHSFGDGGDTGRIAAQQSFMASMARKVRAEGTLTNLPKLYTIADTVTRNLTVDEGLSQPTELLKIADRLKDVDLGNIAFVTVPTEPWIEDPNRLVLDEEGAAPLFDALREDRGLTEEAPGTGTATPGTGAATPAPSDPTPAPSDPTPASEVPAFDPASVPVLVINATTDIDRAAEVQQLLVGAGYTQAAPFESVPAETSQVLFGSGYDAAAADLAERFGIPASQVLFSGTAAGVELLVGADLATGTKVVLPPLGGELEGQTADQVTCQASSGL; this is translated from the coding sequence ATGACCGGCCGATCATCCCGCGAGGGCGCAGGCAGCGCCGGCGACGCCACTCCGGCGAGCGCCCGAGTCCCCCTCGGTGCCGGACCCGTCGGGCGGCACCTCGGCCATGGCGGAGGACACCGCGGGCTCAGGCTGACGGCCATCCTGATGGCGTCCGTCCTGGTGGCCGCCTTCGCCTTCGTCGCGGTCCAGGTGTTCCGCCTGCAGTCCAACGTGGCCACCCTGCCGCTCAACCTCGGAGAGGGCCAGGAGTCGGCGCTCCCGGTCGACTCCAGCACGGACCCGCTCCAGATCCTCATCCTCGGCACGGACACGCGCACGGGCAACAGCGGTGAGTTCTTCGGCGACGAGGAGGACTCCTCCGGTGACGGCAACTCGGACGTGATGATGCTGCTGACGCTCTCGGCCGACCGGCAAAACGTCACGGTCGTGTCCTTCCCCCGCGACCTGCTGGTACCCCTGCCGAGCTGCAAGGATCCGGAGACGGGGGAGACGTCGCAGGCGATGGACCTGGGCCAGCTCAACGGGGCACTCGACGAGGGCGGACCGGGCTGCACCGTGGCGGCGATCAACAACCTCACGGGGCTCTCGGTGGACCATTTCATGATGGCCGACTTCAACGCGGTCAAGGAGCTGTCCTCGACCCTCGGCGGGGTGGAGGTGTGCGTCGACGAACCCGTGGAGGACGAGTACTCCGGGCTGTCCCTGCCCGCCGGTACCAGCGAGGTCGAGGGAGACCAGGCGCTGGCCTTCCTGCGCACGCGCCACAGCTTCGGTGACGGGGGAGACACCGGGCGCATCGCCGCCCAGCAGTCGTTCATGGCGTCGATGGCCCGCAAGGTACGGGCCGAGGGGACCCTGACGAACCTGCCCAAGCTCTACACCATCGCCGACACGGTCACCCGCAACCTGACCGTCGACGAAGGCCTGTCCCAGCCCACGGAACTGCTCAAGATCGCGGATCGCCTGAAGGACGTCGATCTCGGCAACATCGCCTTCGTGACCGTCCCCACCGAACCGTGGATCGAGGATCCGAACCGGCTCGTCCTCGACGAGGAGGGAGCCGCACCGCTCTTCGACGCGCTGCGGGAGGACCGGGGCCTCACCGAGGAGGCGCCGGGAACCGGGACCGCCACGCCCGGTACGGGAGCCGCCACGCCTGCCCCGTCGGACCCGACCCCCGCCCCGTCGGATCCGACGCCCGCCTCCGAGGTGCCGGCGTTCGATCCGGCGTCCGTCCCGGTGCTCGTCATCAACGCGACGACGGACATCGACCGTGCAGCCGAGGTGCAGCAACTCCTCGTCGGGGCCGGCTACACGCAGGCCGCTCCCTTCGAGTCCGTCCCGGCGGAGACGTCGCAGGTCCTGTTCGGGAGCGGGTACGACGCCGCTGCCGCGGACCTCGCGGAACGGTTCGGGATCCCGGCGAGCCAGGTGCTGTTCAGCGGGACCGCGGCAGGTGTGGAACTGCTCGTGGGCGCCGACCTCGCCACCGGCACGAAGGTGGTCCTCCCGCCGCTCGGCGGCGAACTGGAAGGCCAGACGGCGGACCAGGTCACCTGCCAGGCGTCGTCGGGCCTCTAG
- the era gene encoding GTPase Era — protein MSDAEHRAGFVSLVGRPNAGKSTLTNALVGQKVAITSAKPQTTRHTIRGIVNREDSQIVLVDTPGLHRPRTLLGQRLNDLVADTLAEVDAVGFCLPANEKIGPGDRFIAEQLARLNRKPLIAVVTKTDLVDRRALTEQLLAVSKLGIEVAGPDGWADIVPVSAADGFQVDTVAEVFSRHMPVSPVLYPGGELTDEPEAVMVAELVREAALEGVRDELPHSLAVVVEEMIPREGRSEDNPMLDVHVNLYVERPSQKAIIIGKGGARLREVGTNARRGIEAPLGTRIYLDLHVKVAKDWQRDPKQLVKLGF, from the coding sequence ATGAGCGACGCTGAGCACAGGGCAGGATTCGTCTCGCTCGTTGGGCGGCCGAACGCCGGCAAGTCCACCCTGACGAATGCCCTGGTCGGGCAGAAGGTCGCCATCACCTCGGCGAAGCCCCAGACCACCCGGCACACCATCCGCGGCATCGTGAACCGCGAGGATTCCCAGATCGTCCTCGTGGACACCCCCGGCCTCCACCGTCCGCGGACCCTCCTGGGCCAGCGCCTCAACGACCTCGTCGCCGACACGCTGGCCGAGGTCGACGCCGTCGGTTTCTGCCTGCCCGCCAACGAGAAGATCGGCCCCGGCGACCGCTTCATCGCCGAGCAGCTGGCCCGGCTCAACCGAAAGCCCCTGATCGCCGTGGTGACGAAGACCGACCTCGTGGACCGTCGGGCCCTGACCGAGCAGCTCCTCGCCGTGTCGAAGCTCGGCATCGAGGTCGCGGGTCCCGACGGATGGGCGGACATCGTGCCGGTGTCCGCCGCCGACGGCTTCCAGGTGGACACCGTCGCCGAGGTCTTCAGCCGGCACATGCCCGTATCGCCGGTCCTGTATCCCGGCGGTGAACTGACCGACGAACCGGAAGCGGTCATGGTGGCCGAGCTGGTGCGTGAGGCCGCCCTCGAGGGGGTCCGCGACGAGCTCCCCCACTCGCTCGCCGTCGTGGTCGAGGAAATGATCCCGCGCGAGGGCCGCAGCGAGGACAACCCGATGCTCGACGTGCACGTGAACCTGTACGTCGAGCGGCCGTCGCAGAAGGCCATCATCATCGGCAAGGGCGGTGCCCGGCTCAGGGAGGTGGGCACCAACGCCCGCCGCGGGATCGAGGCGCCGCTGGGCACCCGGATCTACCTCGACCTGCACGTGAAGGTGGCCAAGGACTGGCAGCGTGACCCCAAGCAGCTCGTGAAGCTCGGCTTCTAG
- a CDS encoding membrane protein — MTIWLLGLMGLLFALTAALVTAAEAAFSYLPRQEGEALVQGSRTSSLRRILDAPVAHMHALRFWRVWFEMAGAVAVAILFHDLFDSIWLAGLVATAVMAAIGFVIVGVSPRQLGRMHAPAVVRATAGLVAFLCAVLGPIPRWLVGIGSAITPGAARDEAAFFTQEELRELLSRASDAEMIEDNEAELIHSVFELGDTKVRSVMVPRTDMVTIDSGSTLSQAMSLFLRSGYSRIPVIGESSDDIKGLLYLKDVVANLHGRPASNLSRPVDAECRPARYVPESKPVGDLLRELQRESTHVAIVIDEYGGTAGLVTLEDLIEEIVGEIVDEYDSEVPEQEQLDDGGYRVSARMGIDDLGELFGLDLDDEEVDTVGGLLAKTLGRVPIVGSEVTIDGIGLRAERVEGRRNRVSHVIAYRIPPEHTEQDERETIEADNERR; from the coding sequence TTGACCATCTGGCTCCTCGGGCTCATGGGTCTGCTCTTCGCGCTCACGGCAGCCCTCGTCACGGCCGCGGAAGCGGCCTTCAGCTATCTCCCGCGGCAGGAGGGCGAAGCACTCGTCCAGGGCTCGCGCACCTCGTCGCTCCGCCGCATCCTCGATGCCCCCGTCGCCCATATGCATGCGCTGCGGTTCTGGCGCGTCTGGTTCGAGATGGCCGGAGCGGTCGCCGTCGCCATCCTGTTCCACGACCTCTTCGACAGCATCTGGCTCGCAGGGCTCGTCGCCACCGCGGTGATGGCTGCCATCGGTTTCGTCATCGTGGGCGTGTCGCCACGCCAGCTCGGGAGGATGCACGCGCCCGCGGTCGTGCGCGCGACCGCTGGGCTGGTGGCGTTCCTCTGTGCCGTCCTCGGGCCGATCCCGCGCTGGCTCGTGGGGATCGGTAGCGCCATCACGCCGGGAGCCGCGCGGGACGAGGCGGCGTTCTTCACGCAGGAGGAACTGCGGGAACTGCTCTCCCGCGCCTCGGACGCCGAAATGATCGAGGACAACGAGGCGGAGCTCATCCACTCGGTCTTCGAGCTCGGCGACACCAAGGTGCGCTCCGTGATGGTGCCGCGCACCGACATGGTGACCATCGATTCCGGCTCGACCCTCAGCCAGGCCATGTCGCTGTTCCTGCGCTCGGGCTACTCGAGGATCCCGGTGATCGGCGAGAGTTCCGACGACATCAAGGGCCTGCTGTACCTGAAGGACGTCGTCGCGAACCTCCACGGCCGCCCGGCGTCGAACCTGTCGCGACCGGTGGACGCGGAGTGCCGGCCTGCCCGCTACGTGCCGGAATCGAAGCCCGTGGGCGATCTGCTCAGGGAACTGCAGCGCGAGTCGACGCACGTCGCGATCGTGATCGACGAGTACGGCGGAACCGCCGGCCTCGTCACGCTCGAGGACCTGATCGAGGAGATCGTGGGCGAGATCGTCGACGAGTACGATTCCGAGGTCCCGGAGCAGGAGCAGCTCGACGACGGCGGATACCGCGTGAGCGCCCGGATGGGCATCGACGACCTCGGTGAGCTGTTCGGCCTCGACCTCGACGACGAGGAGGTGGACACGGTGGGCGGGCTCCTCGCGAAGACCCTCGGAAGGGTGCCGATCGTGGGATCGGAGGTCACAATTGACGGTATCGGCCTGCGGGCCGAGCGCGTGGAGGGCCGCCGCAACAGGGTCTCCCACGTCATCGCGTACCGCATTCCGCCAGAGCACACCGAGCAGGACGAACGAGAGACGATAGAGGCTGACAATGAGCGACGCTGA
- the ybeY gene encoding endoribonuclease YbeY, translating into MSVEVNNESGYEVDEESLVRLANFLFESLFLHPEAELSIILVDVAAMEKLHVEWMDEPGPTDVLSFPMDELRPGTPGRVTPAGLLGDIVLCPEVAASQGAAAGHGTNDELLLLTTHGVLHLLGYDHAEPEEEKEMFGLQRQLLSDFLGGTAPQETRA; encoded by the coding sequence ATGAGCGTCGAGGTCAACAACGAGTCCGGGTACGAGGTCGACGAGGAGTCCCTCGTCCGCCTCGCGAACTTCCTGTTCGAGTCGCTCTTCCTCCACCCCGAGGCGGAACTGTCGATCATCCTCGTCGATGTCGCCGCCATGGAGAAACTCCATGTGGAGTGGATGGACGAGCCGGGGCCCACGGACGTGCTGTCGTTCCCCATGGACGAGCTGCGTCCCGGGACGCCCGGACGCGTCACGCCCGCCGGGCTGCTGGGTGACATCGTGCTCTGCCCGGAGGTAGCAGCATCACAGGGTGCTGCGGCCGGCCACGGCACGAACGACGAACTGCTCCTCCTGACCACGCACGGCGTGCTCCACCTCCTCGGCTACGACCACGCGGAACCCGAGGAGGAGAAGGAGATGTTCGGCCTGCAGCGCCAGCTCCTGTCCGACTTCCTCGGCGGCACCGCCCCCCAGGAGACCCGCGCTTGA
- the phoH gene encoding phosphate starvation protein PhoH, which yields MSESSTGINAAGLDTRTFVFESTQQMVQSLGSNDEALRLIEESFPGVSLQARGNELTITGPSADVLRTERLIGEIRTMASNNATVSPQVLEQLVTMLKTQSAARPSEVLSVNILTSRGKTIRPKTLNQSTYADAIDRNTIVFGIGPAGTGKTYLAMAKAVQALQQKEVNRIILTRPAVEAGERLGFLPGTLNDKIDPYLRPLYDALHDMMDPDSIPRLMAAGTIEVAPLAYMRGRTLNDAFIILDEAQNTTPEQMKMFLTRLGFGSKMVVTGDVTQVDLPNGTSSGLRIVSEILRDVDDVYFSELDAADVVRHRLVGDIVSAYSTWDEEQRAAQARRQVVAR from the coding sequence ATGAGCGAATCTTCAACAGGCATCAATGCGGCAGGACTGGACACCAGGACCTTCGTCTTCGAATCGACCCAGCAGATGGTGCAGTCGCTCGGCTCCAACGACGAGGCGCTCCGCCTGATCGAGGAGTCGTTCCCGGGTGTCAGCCTGCAGGCCCGGGGCAATGAGCTGACGATCACGGGACCCTCCGCGGACGTCCTGCGCACGGAGCGGCTGATCGGCGAGATCCGGACCATGGCCAGCAACAACGCCACGGTCTCGCCCCAGGTCCTCGAGCAGCTGGTGACGATGCTCAAGACGCAGAGCGCCGCCCGTCCCTCGGAGGTGCTGTCCGTCAACATCCTCACGTCGCGCGGAAAGACCATCCGCCCGAAGACGCTGAACCAGAGCACGTACGCCGACGCGATCGACCGCAACACCATCGTGTTCGGCATCGGTCCGGCGGGTACCGGCAAGACCTACCTGGCCATGGCGAAGGCCGTCCAGGCGCTGCAGCAGAAGGAAGTCAACCGGATCATCCTGACGCGCCCCGCCGTGGAGGCAGGGGAGCGGCTGGGCTTCCTCCCGGGCACCCTCAACGACAAGATCGACCCCTACCTGCGGCCACTGTACGACGCGCTGCACGACATGATGGACCCCGATTCCATCCCGCGCCTCATGGCGGCCGGCACGATCGAGGTCGCGCCGCTGGCCTACATGCGCGGGCGGACGCTGAACGACGCGTTCATAATCCTCGACGAGGCGCAGAACACGACGCCGGAGCAGATGAAGATGTTCCTCACCCGCCTCGGATTCGGGTCCAAGATGGTCGTGACCGGCGATGTCACGCAGGTGGACCTCCCCAACGGCACGAGTTCCGGCCTGCGGATCGTGAGCGAGATCCTCCGCGATGTCGACGACGTCTACTTCAGCGAGCTGGATGCCGCCGACGTCGTACGGCACCGCCTGGTGGGCGACATCGTCAGTGCCTACAGCACGTGGGACGAGGAGCAGCGCGCGGCGCAGGCCCGCCGACAGGTGGTGGCCCGATGA